From the genome of Agromyces badenianii:
ACCCTGCCGAAGGGATCGGCGGTCATCGTCCACGGCGACACCGTCACCACCGTCTTGGGAACGCTGATCGGGCGCCGCCTCAGGGTGCCGGTCGCCCATGTGGAAGCGGGCCTCCGGTCGGGCAACTGGCGCCACCCCTTCCCGGAGGAACTCGACCGTCGCATCGTCGGCCGCCTCGCCGACATCCACTACGTGCCGTCGGCGGAGGCCGCGCACAACCTCGCCGGCCGGAAGAACGTCGTGAACACGCACGGAAACACGGCTAAGGACGCGGTCCTCGACACGCGTACGGGAGAGCAGCAGACGGAGGTACCCTATGGCCTGGTCCTCCTCCACCGTTTCGAGTTCATCTCGAACCGGGCTCTCGTGCGGGAGACGCTCGAGACACTCGACGCACACAGCCCGGTCGAACTCCGCGTCATCGTGGACTCGTACTCGCAGGACGCCGTCGTCCAGACCATCGAGGAGCTCGGTCTCGAGAGGTTCGTCGTCATGCCGAAACTCGAGCACGGCCGATTCGTGGCTGCGCTTCGCTCAGCCACATTCATCGTGACGGATTCCGGCGGTATCCAGCAGGAGTCCGCGGTCGTCGGTACGCCGACTCTCGTCCACCGGAAGACGACCGAGAGCGCCGAAGGCATCGGCACCAACGTCGTCTTGTCGGGCTGGGACTTCGGCGTCCTGAGGGAATTCCTGTCCGACTACGAGTCCCACCGTGTCGTGGACCCCGATGCTGGGGCGTCTCCATCCGACATCATCGTGGACGACCTCTTCGCTCGCGGGATCGCGGTGAGCCGAGTCGGCTGACGTCGCCTTATCGGGCGTCCAACGCGATCCACTCCGGCTTGAGCAAGTCGGACTTGGCCGTGCCTGTCTGGGTCCAGGGGCGCGGCGCGACGACGGGCACGTCGCGACCACCCTGGTGCTGCATGAGGGCGGCCGCC
Proteins encoded in this window:
- a CDS encoding UDP-N-acetylglucosamine 2-epimerase → MIIFIYGTTAEAIKIAPVARRLGERGVPYQQWITQQHTESLRKVIPQLGLPEPDRVIANGNKGEPLTSPLQMVGWVMTVFRWGLANIRGIRKTLPKGSAVIVHGDTVTTVLGTLIGRRLRVPVAHVEAGLRSGNWRHPFPEELDRRIVGRLADIHYVPSAEAAHNLAGRKNVVNTHGNTAKDAVLDTRTGEQQTEVPYGLVLLHRFEFISNRALVRETLETLDAHSPVELRVIVDSYSQDAVVQTIEELGLERFVVMPKLEHGRFVAALRSATFIVTDSGGIQQESAVVGTPTLVHRKTTESAEGIGTNVVLSGWDFGVLREFLSDYESHRVVDPDAGASPSDIIVDDLFARGIAVSRVG